In Arsenicicoccus sp. oral taxon 190, the following are encoded in one genomic region:
- a CDS encoding pentapeptide repeat-containing protein, whose amino-acid sequence MLVELERLAKSPASQLAEVVISGLRGRVGPLLGRVSEQYRHPAPTSRRFQPGAQLLGAGLARHDLSRHCLRSALLIGADLRGATLNRTDVLGADLRDAQLAGADLRGAIFLTQQQVDAAQGDRDTRLPAGLKTPDHWDWQGGNRRVE is encoded by the coding sequence ATGCTCGTCGAGCTGGAGCGCCTCGCGAAGTCCCCGGCGAGCCAGCTGGCCGAGGTGGTCATCAGCGGCCTTCGGGGTCGTGTCGGCCCGCTGCTGGGACGGGTGAGCGAGCAGTACCGCCACCCTGCGCCCACGTCGCGTCGCTTCCAGCCCGGCGCCCAGCTCCTGGGCGCGGGCCTGGCCCGGCACGACCTGAGTCGTCACTGCCTGCGTAGCGCGCTGCTGATCGGAGCCGACCTCCGCGGCGCCACCCTGAACCGGACCGACGTGCTGGGCGCTGACCTGCGCGACGCCCAGCTGGCAGGCGCGGACCTTCGAGGCGCCATCTTCTTGACCCAGCAGCAGGTGGACGCGGCCCAGGGGGACCGGGACACCCGCCTCCCCGCAGGCCTGAAGACCCCCGATCACTGGGATTGGCAGGGCGGCAACCGTCGAGTCGAGTAG
- a CDS encoding PIN domain-containing protein, whose amino-acid sequence MRAERLRRLSVLQRRFDALPVDDVVAASYGRLAGAVVEAGRQPRRRTMDLLIAATAHAHDAVLYTRDPDDFAGLEDLIEVRVVQPPRLAR is encoded by the coding sequence GTGCGGGCCGAGCGCCTGCGGCGACTGAGCGTTCTGCAACGCCGGTTCGACGCCCTCCCCGTCGACGACGTGGTCGCGGCGAGCTACGGTCGCCTCGCGGGCGCGGTGGTCGAGGCTGGGCGTCAGCCCCGTCGACGCACGATGGATCTGCTCATCGCGGCCACCGCCCACGCGCATGACGCCGTGCTCTACACCCGCGATCCAGATGACTTTGCCGGACTTGAGGACCTCATCGAGGTCCGGGTGGTCCAGCCGCCGCGACTCGCTCGCTGA
- a CDS encoding type II toxin-antitoxin system Phd/YefM family antitoxin — protein MDTVGLRELRQDASGLLRRVKRGEEIVITVSGRPSARLVPARQTRWRRWDDVSDLLAGPVDADWATDRELVEDSLRDPWADQ, from the coding sequence ATGGACACGGTAGGACTTCGCGAGCTGAGGCAGGACGCCTCTGGGCTGCTCCGACGCGTGAAGCGAGGCGAGGAGATCGTCATCACCGTCTCCGGCCGGCCGAGTGCACGACTCGTGCCAGCTCGACAGACTCGTTGGCGCCGGTGGGATGACGTCTCGGACCTGCTCGCCGGGCCGGTCGACGCAGACTGGGCAACCGACCGGGAGCTGGTGGAGGACAGTCTCCGCGACCCCTGGGCAGACCAGTGA
- a CDS encoding glycerate kinase, whose amino-acid sequence MAAPVVLVACDKFKGTLVAEEVAARIAAGVRAEAPQATVRSLLVADGGDGTIEAALAAGYSPRTVTVAGPVGKPRPAWYAVKGSTAVVELAETCGIVHLPRGELAPLTATSRGVGEAMREALDDGCEELVLGIGGSASTDGGTGMLSALGARFLDAEGQEIPDGAGGLALLERVDLSGLHPRLAQVRLVVACDVNNPLLGRQGAAAVFGPQKGVTEQLRPQVDAGLTRLADLLAAATGRDVRDQPGAGAAGGVGYAALQVLGARMRPGVELVLELAGFAEQAAGADLVVTGEGSLDEQSLMGKTPMGVADAAGRLGIPVVAVCGRSQLAPGQAEARGIRRVYALTQIEPSTARCLAEAGPLLQELAGIVTRDLVQRRL is encoded by the coding sequence ATGGCTGCGCCCGTCGTCCTGGTGGCCTGCGACAAGTTCAAGGGCACGCTGGTGGCCGAGGAGGTGGCGGCGCGCATCGCCGCGGGCGTGCGCGCCGAGGCCCCGCAGGCGACGGTCCGGTCGCTGCTCGTCGCCGACGGTGGCGACGGCACGATCGAGGCGGCGCTCGCGGCCGGCTACTCGCCCCGCACGGTGACGGTCGCGGGGCCCGTGGGCAAGCCGCGCCCCGCCTGGTACGCCGTCAAGGGGTCGACCGCGGTGGTCGAGCTCGCCGAGACCTGCGGCATCGTGCACCTGCCCCGGGGCGAGCTGGCGCCGCTGACGGCCACCAGCCGAGGGGTGGGGGAGGCGATGCGGGAGGCTCTGGACGACGGCTGCGAGGAGCTGGTCCTCGGGATCGGCGGCTCGGCCAGCACCGACGGCGGGACGGGCATGCTCTCCGCGCTGGGCGCGCGGTTCCTCGACGCCGAGGGGCAGGAGATCCCGGACGGCGCAGGCGGACTCGCGCTGCTGGAGCGGGTCGACCTGTCCGGGCTGCACCCCCGGCTCGCGCAGGTGCGGCTCGTCGTGGCCTGCGACGTCAACAACCCCTTGCTGGGTCGTCAGGGCGCGGCCGCCGTCTTCGGTCCGCAGAAGGGCGTGACCGAGCAGCTGCGCCCGCAGGTGGACGCCGGCCTGACGCGCCTGGCGGACCTGCTGGCCGCGGCCACCGGTCGCGACGTCCGCGACCAGCCCGGTGCCGGCGCGGCCGGCGGGGTGGGCTATGCCGCCCTCCAGGTCCTGGGCGCGCGGATGCGCCCCGGCGTCGAGCTCGTCCTGGAGCTGGCGGGATTCGCCGAGCAGGCCGCCGGCGCCGACCTCGTCGTGACCGGGGAGGGCTCCTTGGACGAGCAGTCCCTCATGGGCAAGACGCCGATGGGGGTCGCGGACGCGGCCGGTCGCCTCGGGATCCCGGTGGTCGCGGTGTGCGGCCGGTCCCAGCTGGCTCCGGGGCAGGCTGAGGCCCGCGGGATTCGCCGGGTCTACGCCCTCACCCAGATCGAGCCCAGCACCGCGCGCTGCCTGGCCGAGGCCGGGCCGCTGCTGCAGGAGCTCGCCGGCATCGTGACCCGCGACCTGGTCCAGCGTCGCCTCTGA
- a CDS encoding GGDEF domain-containing protein, with amino-acid sequence MVQPDEAAGAALPTDPARAVEEAWQLRHRDEARSSALAAEVLEGAAPDPQLALRARVVQAAVAFTHQDYQRTLGLARDALPQIRDDRWLGRLLLVLANVSAEIGEPVRATGFFNEAIQVARRVGDRQLVAQCLLNAALDHVDPGDQIRDFREALAIFTQIGDDEGQAYAHLDLAHALAAQMRHHEATTAARRAGDAAVRAGTEDVRAHARVMEALGSARLGHRLHAEVLAGEVVAQLQGARDPLVVDVSIELARVWSALAAPDRVVELLEPLTSAPLSGRQAIALTDLLSEGYAARGDHESAYWTLRSHVDTKDHHEDSMAQRRAAALVVLHHVQTVEEEAALAREREQLLVAEVSELRSEHRAVQEISIRDELTGLHNRRLLNDRLRRDLGEAGASHPVSLLLLDLDHFKAVNDCHGHLVGDQVLHELGRILRTEVRSSDVAARFGGEELAVLQPATDLTAATGLAERLRVRIREVDWRAVLGIRLQVTVSIGVATSRGGDAPRDLLRRADSALYAAKAAGRDRVVASPDAG; translated from the coding sequence ATGGTGCAGCCCGACGAGGCAGCGGGCGCCGCTCTCCCCACCGATCCCGCCCGTGCCGTCGAGGAGGCCTGGCAGCTGCGGCACCGGGACGAGGCGAGGTCGTCCGCCCTGGCCGCGGAGGTGCTCGAGGGCGCCGCCCCGGACCCCCAGCTCGCGCTGCGGGCCCGCGTGGTGCAGGCCGCGGTGGCCTTCACCCACCAGGACTACCAGCGGACGCTGGGGCTCGCCCGCGACGCGCTGCCGCAGATCCGCGACGACCGGTGGTTGGGACGTCTGCTGCTCGTCCTCGCCAACGTCAGCGCCGAGATCGGCGAGCCGGTCCGGGCCACCGGCTTCTTCAACGAGGCGATCCAGGTGGCCCGCCGGGTCGGGGACCGTCAGCTCGTGGCCCAGTGCCTGCTCAACGCCGCCCTCGACCACGTCGACCCCGGCGACCAGATCCGCGACTTCCGCGAGGCCCTGGCCATCTTCACGCAGATCGGTGACGACGAGGGGCAGGCTTACGCCCACCTGGACCTGGCGCACGCCCTCGCGGCGCAGATGCGCCACCACGAGGCCACGACCGCGGCGCGCCGGGCCGGCGACGCCGCGGTCCGCGCCGGCACCGAGGACGTGCGGGCCCACGCCCGGGTGATGGAGGCGCTCGGCTCGGCCCGGCTCGGGCACCGGTTGCATGCCGAGGTGCTCGCCGGGGAGGTGGTCGCCCAGCTGCAGGGAGCCCGGGACCCGCTCGTCGTCGACGTGTCCATCGAGCTCGCCCGGGTCTGGTCCGCGCTCGCCGCCCCCGACCGGGTCGTCGAGCTGCTCGAACCCCTCACCAGCGCCCCCCTCAGCGGACGCCAGGCGATCGCGCTCACCGACCTGCTCTCGGAGGGCTACGCGGCGCGCGGCGACCACGAGTCGGCGTACTGGACGCTGCGGTCCCACGTGGACACCAAGGACCACCACGAGGACTCCATGGCGCAGCGGCGCGCCGCGGCGCTCGTGGTGCTGCATCACGTCCAGACCGTCGAGGAGGAGGCTGCCCTCGCCCGCGAGCGCGAGCAGCTGCTCGTCGCCGAGGTCAGCGAGCTGCGGTCCGAGCACCGCGCGGTCCAGGAGATCTCCATCCGGGACGAGCTCACCGGGCTGCACAACCGGCGCCTGCTCAACGACCGGCTCCGCCGCGACCTCGGCGAGGCGGGCGCCAGCCACCCCGTCAGCCTGCTGCTGCTCGACCTCGACCACTTCAAGGCCGTCAACGACTGCCACGGCCACCTCGTCGGCGACCAGGTGCTGCACGAGCTCGGCCGGATCCTGCGCACCGAGGTCCGCTCCAGCGACGTGGCGGCTCGCTTCGGGGGCGAGGAGCTGGCGGTGCTGCAGCCCGCCACGGACCTGACGGCCGCGACCGGCCTCGCGGAGCGGCTGCGGGTCCGGATCCGGGAGGTGGACTGGCGGGCGGTTCTCGGCATACGGCTGCAGGTGACGGTGAGCATCGGCGTCGCGACCTCCCGCGGCGGCGACGCTCCTCGGGACCTGCTGCGCCGCGCCGACAGTGCGCTGTATGCCGCCAAGGCCGCCGGCCGCGACCGTGTCGTCGCGAGCCCGGACGCCGGCTGA
- a CDS encoding methylmalonyl-CoA carboxytransferase subunit 5S gives MDTQQRQIGVTELALRDAHQSLMATRMALEDMVGACEDIDQAGYWSVECWGGATFDACIRFLNEDPWERLRTFRRLLPNSRLQMLLRGQNLLGYRHYGDDVVDHFVEKAAENGMDVFRTFDALNDTRNVERAIAAVKKVGKHAQGTICYTTSPLHDVDVYLKQARELRDVGVDSIAIKDMAALLKPQPAFDLVQAIKAEMPDMQVNVHCHATTGVTLVSLMKAIEGGADVVDTAISSLSLGPGHNPTESLQEMLEGTGFIADLDKVRLGHIKDHFAEIRPRYTQFMSSFNVETDIFDSQIPGGMISNMESQLKQQGAGDKLREVLEEVPRVRKDAGYPPLVTPSSQIVGTQAVFNVLMGRYKVLTAEFADLMLGYYGSVMGELDQEVVDKAKQQTGKEPIDVRPADLIEDEWDSLRDEAARLEGFDGSDEDVLTYAMFPKVAPGFFATRPEGPKNVGKDPAELEAEKAAAAMGDSKTGPVRGPITYEITIDGKKHSVAVKPA, from the coding sequence GTGGACACACAGCAGCGACAGATCGGCGTGACGGAGCTGGCCCTGCGGGACGCGCACCAGAGTCTGATGGCGACCCGCATGGCCCTGGAGGACATGGTTGGTGCCTGCGAGGACATCGACCAGGCGGGCTACTGGTCCGTGGAGTGCTGGGGCGGCGCGACCTTCGACGCCTGCATCCGGTTCCTCAACGAGGACCCGTGGGAGCGGCTGCGGACCTTCCGCAGGCTGCTGCCCAACTCCCGTCTCCAGATGCTCCTGCGGGGGCAGAACCTCCTCGGCTACCGCCACTACGGCGACGACGTGGTGGACCACTTCGTGGAGAAGGCCGCCGAGAACGGCATGGACGTCTTCCGCACCTTCGACGCCCTCAACGACACCCGCAACGTCGAGCGCGCCATCGCCGCCGTCAAGAAGGTCGGCAAGCACGCGCAGGGCACCATCTGCTACACCACGAGCCCGCTGCACGACGTCGACGTCTACCTCAAGCAGGCGCGCGAGCTCCGCGACGTCGGCGTCGACTCCATCGCCATCAAGGACATGGCGGCGCTGCTCAAGCCGCAGCCGGCCTTCGACCTGGTCCAGGCGATCAAGGCCGAGATGCCGGACATGCAGGTCAACGTGCACTGCCACGCCACGACCGGCGTGACCCTCGTGTCCCTGATGAAGGCCATCGAGGGCGGCGCCGACGTCGTCGACACCGCGATCTCCTCGCTCTCGCTCGGCCCGGGCCACAACCCCACCGAGTCGCTGCAGGAGATGCTCGAGGGCACCGGCTTCATCGCCGACCTGGACAAGGTCCGGCTCGGCCACATCAAGGACCACTTCGCCGAGATCCGGCCCCGCTACACGCAGTTCATGTCGTCCTTCAACGTCGAGACCGACATCTTCGACAGCCAGATCCCGGGCGGCATGATCTCCAACATGGAGTCCCAGCTCAAGCAGCAGGGCGCCGGGGACAAGCTGCGGGAGGTGCTCGAGGAGGTGCCGCGCGTGCGCAAGGACGCCGGCTACCCGCCCCTCGTGACCCCGTCCAGCCAGATCGTCGGCACGCAGGCCGTCTTCAACGTGCTGATGGGCCGCTACAAGGTGCTGACCGCGGAGTTCGCGGACCTGATGCTCGGCTACTACGGCTCGGTCATGGGCGAGCTCGACCAGGAGGTCGTCGACAAGGCCAAGCAGCAGACCGGCAAGGAGCCGATCGACGTGCGGCCCGCCGACCTCATCGAGGACGAGTGGGACTCGCTGCGCGACGAGGCGGCCCGGCTCGAGGGCTTCGACGGCTCCGACGAGGACGTGCTCACCTACGCGATGTTCCCCAAGGTCGCCCCCGGCTTCTTCGCCACCCGCCCCGAGGGACCCAAGAACGTCGGCAAGGACCCTGCCGAGCTGGAGGCCGAGAAGGCCGCCGCCGCGATGGGCGACAGCAAGACCGGCCCGGTCCGCGGGCCGATCACGTACGAGATCACCATCGACGGCAAGAAGCACTCCGTCGCCGTGAAGCCGGCCTGA
- a CDS encoding acyl-CoA carboxylase subunit beta, whose product MSKAPQTPRTMADRIAELRERRAAVEAGGGEKRHAKQHEAGKKTARERVSDLVDPGSFEEIGLFAEHRTTLFGMDKAVMPADGVVTGTGTVFGRPVHIASQDFSVAGGSAGEMHSTKVAKTLHAALENGTPFVFINDSGGARVQEGIDSLSGYGKVFFQNVALSGVVPQVSIIAGPCAGGAAYSPALTDFIIQTKNSRMFITGPDVIKQVTGEQVTAEELGGPAAHMARSGVTHFMAEDDEQAVLIAQKLLSFLPSNNTEEPPLVDGFEDVEPDESLTAVIPEDPKKGYDVRDVIGSIVDGADFLEVHAGFAPNIVVGFARITGRTVGVIANQPSVMSGVLDIDSSDKGARFVRFCNAFNIPLVTLVDVPGFLPGVQQEYGGIIRHGAKMLFAYSSATVPKITVVLRKAYGGAYLAMCSKDLGADRVFAWPTAEIAVMGAEGAAGVVFRKEIADAEDPDAKRAELVQLYRDAFSTPYVSAARGLVDDIIEPADTRRHIARSLEMLAGKRDMRPAKKHGLIPL is encoded by the coding sequence ATGAGCAAGGCACCCCAGACACCCAGGACGATGGCCGACCGCATCGCGGAGCTCCGCGAGCGCCGCGCCGCGGTCGAGGCCGGCGGTGGCGAGAAGCGCCACGCCAAGCAGCACGAGGCCGGCAAGAAGACCGCCCGCGAGCGCGTGTCCGACCTGGTCGACCCCGGCTCCTTCGAGGAGATCGGCCTCTTTGCCGAGCACCGCACCACGCTCTTCGGGATGGACAAGGCCGTCATGCCGGCGGACGGCGTCGTGACCGGCACCGGCACGGTTTTCGGCCGCCCGGTGCACATCGCCAGCCAGGACTTCAGCGTCGCCGGCGGCTCCGCGGGCGAGATGCACTCCACCAAGGTCGCCAAGACCCTGCACGCGGCCCTCGAGAACGGCACGCCGTTCGTCTTCATCAACGACTCGGGCGGCGCCCGCGTCCAGGAGGGCATCGACTCGCTGTCCGGCTACGGCAAGGTGTTCTTCCAGAACGTCGCGCTGTCCGGCGTCGTCCCGCAGGTCTCGATCATCGCCGGGCCGTGCGCCGGTGGAGCGGCATACTCCCCCGCCCTCACGGACTTCATCATCCAGACAAAGAACTCCCGGATGTTCATCACCGGCCCCGACGTGATCAAGCAGGTCACCGGCGAGCAGGTGACGGCCGAGGAGCTGGGCGGTCCCGCGGCGCACATGGCGCGCTCCGGCGTCACCCACTTCATGGCCGAGGACGACGAGCAGGCGGTGCTGATCGCGCAGAAGCTGCTGAGCTTCCTGCCGAGCAACAACACCGAGGAGCCGCCGCTGGTCGACGGTTTCGAGGACGTCGAGCCCGACGAGTCCCTCACGGCCGTCATCCCCGAGGACCCCAAGAAGGGGTATGACGTCCGCGACGTCATCGGCTCGATCGTGGACGGCGCCGACTTCCTCGAGGTGCACGCGGGCTTCGCGCCCAACATCGTCGTCGGCTTCGCCCGGATCACCGGTCGCACGGTGGGCGTCATCGCCAACCAGCCCAGCGTGATGAGCGGCGTCCTCGACATCGACTCCTCCGACAAGGGCGCGCGGTTCGTGCGCTTCTGCAACGCCTTCAACATCCCGCTGGTGACCCTGGTCGACGTGCCCGGCTTCCTGCCGGGAGTCCAGCAGGAGTACGGCGGCATCATCCGCCACGGCGCCAAGATGCTCTTCGCCTACTCCTCCGCGACGGTCCCCAAGATCACCGTGGTCCTGCGCAAGGCGTATGGCGGCGCCTACCTCGCCATGTGCTCCAAGGACCTGGGCGCGGACCGCGTCTTCGCCTGGCCGACGGCCGAGATCGCGGTCATGGGTGCCGAGGGCGCCGCGGGCGTGGTCTTCCGCAAGGAGATCGCCGACGCGGAGGACCCGGACGCCAAGCGGGCCGAGCTGGTCCAGCTCTACCGCGACGCCTTCTCGACGCCGTACGTCTCGGCCGCGCGCGGGCTCGTCGACGACATCATCGAGCCGGCGGACACGCGTCGTCACATCGCGCGCTCGCTGGAGATGCTTGCCGGCAAGCGCGACATGCGCCCGGCCAAGAAGCACGGCCTGATCCCGCTCTGA
- a CDS encoding biotin/lipoyl-containing protein, whose protein sequence is MKLKVTVNGSVYDVDVEVEEEPRPSLGAVLVGSMSAHGVAPTSAKAPASASNALTANIAGTVVKVLVEAGQKVKEGETLLVLEAMKMETEVTAPKDGTVAVIDVAVGDAVQGGQVLVEWED, encoded by the coding sequence ATGAAGCTGAAGGTGACCGTCAACGGATCGGTCTACGACGTCGACGTCGAGGTGGAGGAGGAGCCCCGCCCCAGCCTGGGCGCCGTCCTCGTGGGCAGCATGTCCGCCCACGGCGTGGCCCCCACCAGCGCGAAGGCCCCGGCCAGCGCGTCCAACGCCCTCACCGCCAACATCGCGGGCACCGTCGTCAAGGTGCTCGTCGAGGCCGGGCAGAAGGTCAAGGAGGGCGAGACCCTCCTCGTCCTCGAGGCCATGAAGATGGAGACCGAGGTCACCGCGCCCAAGGACGGCACGGTGGCGGTGATCGACGTGGCCGTGGGCGACGCGGTGCAGGGCGGCCAGGTGCTCGTGGAGTGGGAGGACTGA
- a CDS encoding GntR family transcriptional regulator, giving the protein MPIPESPGLPKRSLLRDHAYEAIRDAIVAGTLAPGERLRDPELEGWLGVSRTPIREALLRLERARLVVATPGRATIVAPVDQESTRDAQQVAAAMHELAARVATPVLTAADLEQLDRSNQAFAEALQDLDAERAIAADDAFHGVFVARSGNTVVPEVLERVVPVLRRVERMRFSSYAGRGSVEQHAAIIAAAREGDPERAAQLTRDNWLSLRFTFTR; this is encoded by the coding sequence ATGCCGATCCCCGAGTCGCCCGGCCTGCCGAAACGGTCCTTGCTGCGCGACCACGCCTACGAGGCGATCCGCGACGCCATCGTCGCCGGCACCCTCGCGCCCGGCGAGCGCCTGCGCGACCCCGAGCTCGAGGGGTGGCTCGGCGTGAGCCGCACCCCGATCCGCGAGGCCCTGCTGCGCCTCGAGCGCGCGCGCCTGGTGGTGGCCACCCCGGGGCGGGCGACCATCGTGGCGCCCGTCGACCAGGAGTCGACACGGGACGCCCAGCAGGTCGCCGCCGCCATGCACGAGCTCGCCGCGCGGGTGGCCACGCCCGTGCTGACCGCTGCGGACCTCGAGCAGCTCGACCGCAGCAACCAGGCCTTCGCCGAGGCGCTGCAGGACCTGGACGCCGAGCGCGCCATCGCGGCTGACGACGCCTTCCACGGCGTCTTCGTCGCGCGGAGCGGCAACACGGTCGTGCCCGAGGTGCTCGAGCGCGTCGTGCCCGTCCTGCGCCGCGTCGAGCGGATGCGCTTTTCGTCATACGCCGGTCGCGGCAGCGTGGAGCAGCACGCCGCGATCATCGCGGCGGCGCGCGAGGGAGACCCGGAGCGGGCAGCGCAGCTGACCCGCGACAACTGGCTCTCCCTGCGCTTCACCTTCACCCGCTGA
- a CDS encoding 1-aminocyclopropane-1-carboxylate deaminase yields the protein MGIADFARYPLTFGPSPIHPLDRLSKHLGGARVWAKREDVSSGLAFGGNKTRKLEYIVPDVLATGADTLVSIGGYQSNHTRQVAAVAAHLGLKALLVQETWVNWPDPLNDRVGNIQLSRIMGADVRIDPHGFDIGIRSSWEDAIREVEDRGGKPYAIPAGASEHHLGGLGFAGWAHEVAAQEAELGVFFDTIVVCTVTGSTHAGMIAGFAELEAAGGRPRRILGIDASATRDKTRDQVGRIARHTAGLIGLERGLRDDEITVLEGWAGDEYGIPVESTIEAIRLTGRMEGVIIDPVYEGKSMAGLIDLVSSRTIPADSDVLYAHLGGQMALNAYTAVVP from the coding sequence ATGGGCATCGCAGACTTCGCCCGCTACCCGTTGACCTTCGGCCCCAGCCCCATCCACCCGCTGGACCGTCTGAGCAAGCACCTCGGAGGGGCCCGCGTCTGGGCCAAGCGCGAGGACGTCAGCTCCGGGCTCGCCTTCGGCGGCAACAAGACGCGCAAGCTGGAGTACATCGTCCCCGACGTGCTCGCGACCGGCGCTGACACCCTCGTCTCCATCGGCGGATACCAGAGCAACCACACGCGTCAGGTCGCCGCCGTCGCCGCGCACCTCGGTCTCAAGGCGCTCCTCGTGCAGGAGACCTGGGTCAACTGGCCGGACCCCCTCAACGACCGCGTCGGCAACATCCAGCTCTCGCGGATCATGGGCGCGGACGTCCGCATCGACCCGCACGGCTTCGACATCGGCATCCGCAGCAGCTGGGAGGACGCCATCAGGGAGGTCGAGGACCGCGGCGGCAAGCCCTACGCCATCCCCGCGGGCGCCTCGGAGCACCACCTGGGCGGGCTCGGCTTCGCGGGCTGGGCGCACGAGGTCGCGGCACAGGAGGCGGAGCTCGGCGTCTTCTTCGACACCATCGTCGTGTGCACGGTCACGGGCTCGACCCACGCGGGCATGATCGCCGGCTTCGCCGAGCTGGAGGCCGCTGGCGGCCGTCCCCGCCGCATCCTCGGCATCGACGCCTCGGCGACCCGTGACAAGACCCGCGACCAGGTCGGCCGCATCGCCCGCCACACCGCCGGCCTCATCGGCCTGGAGCGGGGCCTGCGTGACGACGAGATCACCGTCCTCGAGGGCTGGGCCGGCGACGAGTACGGCATCCCCGTGGAGTCCACGATCGAGGCGATCCGGCTCACCGGCCGGATGGAGGGCGTCATCATCGACCCCGTCTACGAGGGCAAGTCGATGGCCGGCCTGATCGACCTCGTCTCCTCCAGGACGATCCCCGCCGACAGCGACGTCCTCTACGCCCACCTCGGCGGGCAGATGGCGCTGAACGCCTACACCGCGGTGGTGCCCTGA